In Dehalogenimonas etheniformans, one genomic interval encodes:
- a CDS encoding MarR family winged helix-turn-helix transcriptional regulator, with protein MNYKELTIGHYLYVLLYHCQLIGNRVFSKELLDLGLTVERFIILHTLGGSGGHATLAKINKLSPLEPHSVTGLIKRMELDGLITKEFLEKPKNMIDVTLTEKGKGLLEVAYEKLTVFDEFWGSDLSEKEVIQLNKLLEKLLRGNHQRYLKNKSDWPSHSLNIDTKKYSVL; from the coding sequence ATGAACTATAAGGAATTGACGATCGGACACTATTTGTATGTTCTGTTGTATCATTGCCAACTAATTGGCAATAGAGTGTTTAGCAAGGAACTCCTCGATCTTGGCCTAACTGTTGAAAGATTTATTATTTTACATACCTTGGGTGGTTCTGGGGGACATGCAACACTGGCCAAGATAAATAAATTGTCTCCACTCGAACCGCATTCAGTTACGGGTTTAATCAAAAGAATGGAACTTGATGGTTTGATTACAAAGGAGTTTTTAGAAAAACCTAAAAATATGATTGATGTCACACTCACGGAAAAAGGCAAAGGACTCCTTGAAGTAGCTTATGAAAAGCTTACTGTTTTCGATGAGTTCTGGGGTTCTGATTTATCAGAAAAAGAAGTTATCCAATTGAACAAATTATTGGAAAAACTCTTGAGAGGAAATCATCAACGATATTTAAAAAATAAAAGTGATTGGCCATCACATTCGCTAAACATTGACACCAAAAAATATTCTGTTTTATAG